The following coding sequences lie in one Trichoderma breve strain T069 chromosome 1, whole genome shotgun sequence genomic window:
- a CDS encoding nucleoside diphosphate kinase domain-containing protein: protein MPEPHHEDPASGPKSTQEIPQPREQQRHNPLLRWTTVTLPPPIFFVPLLLLAAFYLLFSSSPPQVQQSCSLQHIPPVQPVSYTPPSTPKTVAMASTEQTFIAIKPDGVQRGLIGPIISRFESRGFKLVAIKLTQPGKEHLEAHYADLKGKGFFDGLISYMNSGPICAMVWEGRDAVKTGRTILGATNPLASAPGTIRGDYAIDVGRNVCHGSDSVENAKKEIALWFKDGEAVSYKASQFDWIYEKE from the exons ATGCCTGAACCCCACCACGAGGACCCCGCTTCAGGCCCAAAGTCCACTCAGGAGATCCCGCAGCCAAGGGAACAACAGCGACACAACCCGCTACTGAGGTGGACAACGGTAACCCTCCCCCCACCAATTTTCTTCGTCCCGCTACTACTTCTCGCCGCCTtttatcttctcttttcttcctctcctcctcaagTCCAACAGTCTTGTTCACTTCAGCACATCCCGCCAGTCCAACCAGTATCCTATACCCCTCCTTCCACTCCAAAAACAgtcgccatggcttccaCCGAGCAGAC CTTCATTGCCATCAAGCCTGATGGTGTCCAG CGTGGCCTGATCGGCCCCATCATCAGCCGCTTCGAGAGCCGTGG CTTCAAGCTTGTTGCCATCAAGCTCACCCAGCCCGGAAAGGAGCACCTTGAGGCCCACT ACGCCgacctcaagggcaagggtTTCTTCGATGGCCTCATCAGCT ACATGAACTCTGGCCCCATCTGCGCCATGGTCTGGGAGGGCCGTGATGCTGTCAAGACCGGCCGCA CCATCCTCGGTGCCACCAACCCTCTTGCCTCCGCCCCTGGCACCATCCGTGGCGACTACGCCATCGATGTCGGCCGCAACGTCTGCCACGGCTCCGACTCCGTCGAGAacgccaagaaggagattgccCTCTGGTTCAAGGACGGCGAGGCCGTTTCCTACAAGGCTTCCCAGTTCGACTGGATCTACGAGAAGGAGTAA
- a CDS encoding glycosyl hydrolases family 18 domain-containing protein, with protein sequence MPPIPQGAKPLPRIITYYQTHHDSAGKLISPLPLLTQPGISLTHLILAAIHLNEDPNHITLNDHPPHHPRFETLWAELRILQASGVKVLGMLGGAAKGSYTRLDGSDAQFERYYLPLRDMIRARGLDGLDLDVEEEMSLGGVVKLIDRLRSDFGKGFLITLAPVAAALLDHRSNLSGFDYEALEVMRGHEISWYNAQFYCGWGDMSNPIMYEMIIRKGWPIEKVVIGLVTNPANGSGFVMWEFLSAVLNLLRGRHERFGGVMGWEYFNSLPGGHERPWEWARQMTSVLRQEDFLPSVQPPPINVATKPVLEVEADPDTPSGKPVQVPTAFEYYSDGSDA encoded by the coding sequence ATGCCTCCAATACCACAAGGCGCGAAACCTCTCCCCAGGATCATAACCTACTACCAAACCCACCATGACTCCGCCGGCAAACTCATCTCTCCCCTCCCGCTCCTCACCCAGCCCGGCATCTCATTAAcgcatctcatcctcgccgccatccatctcaacgaGGACCCAAACCACATCACCCTCAACGACcaccctcctcatcatccacgcTTCGAAACCCTCTGGGCCGAACTCCGCATCCTCCAAGCCTCCGGCGTCAAAGTCCTGGGCATGCTCGGCGGAGCCGCCAAAGGCTCATACACACGCCTCGATGGCTCTGACGCGCAATTCGAAAGATACTATCTTCCCTTGCGAGACATGATCCGCGCGCGTGGGCTCGACGGTCTGGACCTCGACGTCGAAGAGGAAATGTCTTTGGGCGGCGTCGTCAAGCTCATTGATCGCCTAAGAAGCGATTTTGGCAAAGGCTTCCTCATCACGCTCGCGcccgtcgccgccgctctccTGGACCATAGGAGTAACCTTAGCGGCTTCGACTACGAGGCCTTGGAAGTCATGCGCGGCCATGAAATCTCATGGTACAATGCTCAATTCTACTGTGGCTGGGGTGATATGAGCAACCCCATCATGTACGAAATGATCATACGAAAAGGCTGGCCCATCGAAAAGGTTGTTATTGGGCTTGTTACAAATCCCGCCAATGGCAGTGGGTTTGTCATGTGGGAGTTTCTCTCAGCCGTCCTGAATTTACTCCGAGGCCGTCATGAGCGGTTCGGAGGAGTTATGGGGTGGGAGTACTTCAATAGTCTTCCGGGTGGGCATGAGAGGCCATGGGAATGGGCGAGACAGATGACCTCTGTTCTGAGGCAGGAAGATTTTTTACCAAGCGTCCAACCTCCGCCGATTAACGTGGCAACCAAGCCTGTGCTAGAGGTAGAGGCTGATCCTGATACCCCCAGCGGCAAGCCCGTTCAAGTTCCTACAGCATTCGAGTACTATTCAGATGGCTCAGATgcatga
- a CDS encoding RTA1 like protein domain-containing protein — translation MSANGATSHGYIDPNFPNPNGKHDVPVIIYGYTPSFSLAVFAAVWFSLMLVIHLAQTIRYRSWWFFPFSVGLFFEIVGYVARSLSAKKDPYNLIFFILNYFFIVTAPVFLAAGIYTILSALISRLGSKYSSLSPKVIMWFFVLSDVISTITQVAGAALIGSQESKHKDPTFANNILLGGLAYQVFSIGVFIVLAGRFLWRARRALRRRNLDTFAVIFAAVTILVYLRTVFRLAETAQGLNGSIQSNETYFACLEFAPVAAAVLLFAGWNPGRCLGSTVRGNKVTDGSARSSWDKA, via the exons ATGAGTGCAAACGGAGCAACTT CCCACGGTTATATCGATCCAAACTTCCCAAATCCCAACGGCAAACACGATGTACCAGTCATCATCTATGGCTACACACCATCCTTCTCCCTCGCCGTATTTGCGGCCGTCTGGTTTTCGCTCATGCTCGTAATCCACCTGGCCCAGACAATCCGCTACAGAAGCTGGTGgttcttccctttttctgTCGGCCTTTTCTTCGAAATCGTGGGCTACGTCGCACGCTCTCTCTCAGCGAAGAAGGACCCTTATAacttgatcttcttcattctcaactatttcttcatcgtcaccgCGcccgtcttcctcgccgcGGGGATATACACGATTCTGTCAGCCCTCATCTCTCGACTGGGATCCAAATATTCATCTCTCTCGCCAAAGGTCATCATGTGGTTTTTTGTTCTGTCCGACGTCATATCGACAATTACGCAGGTGGCTGGAGCCGCTCTCATCGGCAGCCAAGAGTCAAAGCACAAAGACCCGACATTTGCCAACAATATTCTCTTGGGCGGTCTGGCTTACCAAGTCTTCTCCATCGGCGTATTCATTGTACTGGCGGGGCGTTTCCTGTGGCGAGCCAGACGCGCTCTTCGTCGGCGCAATCTTGATACCTTTGCTGTCATTTTCGCTGCTGTGACGATTTTGGTATATCTGCGAACAGTGTTCAGGCTCGCAGAGACAGCTCAGGGACTGAACGGATCCATACAGTCGAATGAGACTTACTTTGCTTGCTTGGAATTTGCACCAGTAGCAGCGGCAGTGCTCCTCTTTGCGGGATGGAACCCTGGACGATGCCTGGGCAGCACGGTCAGAGGAAATAAGGTGACTGACGGATCAGCACGCAGCAGCTGGGATAAAGCTTAA
- a CDS encoding LSM domain-containing protein, whose translation MTSTIGIPIKLLNEAQGHIITLEITSGQTYRGKLLEAEDNMNVQLKDITVTARDGRVSHLDQVYIRGSHVRFFIVPDMLRNAPMFRSRNVRGRGVGLARGRATVSRARASGGRGR comes from the exons ATGACTTCCACCATTGGCATCCCGATCAAGCTCCTCAATGAGGCACAG GGTCACATCATCACCCTCGAAATCACGTCGGGCCAGACATACCGCGGAAAGCTCCTCGAAG CCGAGGACAACATGAACGTCCAGCTCAAGGACATCACCGTCACCGCTCGCGACGGCCGCGTCTCCCACCTCGACCAGGTCTACATCCGAGGATCTCACGTccgcttcttcatcgtcccCGACATGCTTCGCAACGCGCCCATGTTCCGTAGCCGCAATGTACGGGGTAGGGGTGTTGGTTTGGCGAGAGGTCGTGCGACGGTCAGCCGTGCCCGTGCTAGTGGTGGTCGTGGTCGGTAA
- a CDS encoding tRNA methyltransferase complex GCD14 subunit domain-containing protein translates to MTKPSTFLVPGDKTSAGTLAIISLSRDNFLPLTLEKSTGAVDGYLEGATLNTRFGSYPHSTLLDVPWGSQVRASNVDTGSRGKKRRRDATDEDTPIASQDDDDDSTAANAPVKKAVTAPSGFIYVLRPTPELWTTSLPHRTQVVYTPDYSYILHRIRARPGTRIIEAGAGSGSFTHASVRAVYNGYPRDADDVKGKVFSFEFNESRYEKMQVEIGHHGLDDLVKLTHRDVYNDGFNVNGESPNATAVFLDLPAPWEALHHLSRRKLQKGGEEAEEDSNWVSPLDPKQSVHICTFSPCIEQVTRTVTELRTLGWVDVDMVEISNQKINISREKVGVNYPTEKGYNSSPADVLEAVTKLKSLADRNKETQRVQVLQTGAEGPDSEMDLDSTPNRENQPSNSNGAVDDMEKPWMQGRLVHRPESELKTHTSYLVFAILPCEWDEEAEAAAMAKWPCGNEKKTIGNLDKQARKEEKRKMLEGKSKKQKKGSDTQTKQVVVSAVATPTTDTA, encoded by the coding sequence ATGACTAAACCGTCAACATTTCTAGTGCCCGGCGACAAGACGTCTGCCGGGACGCTCGCCATTATCAGCTTATCGCGCGACAACTTCCTGCCGCTGACGCTGGAGAAATCAACGGGTGCAGTCGACGGTTACCTCGAGGGTGCAACATTAAATACCCGATTTGGCTCATATCCTCACTCAACATTGCTCGATGTGCCATGGGGCTCCCAGGTCCGCGCGTCGAATGTCGATACGGGCTCTCGAGGCAAGAAGCGGAGACGAGATGCTACCGACGAAGATACCCCCATAGCCAGTcaggatgatgacgatgattcCACGGCTGCCAACGCACCGGTAAAGAAGGCTGTTACAGCACCGAGCGGTTTCATCTATGTCTTGCGTCCTACTCCCGAGCTCTGGACTACTAGTCTACCGCACAGAACGCAAGTCGTATATACACCAGATTACAGCTATATCCTCCACAGGATACGAGCCAGGCCCGGAACCAGAATTAttgaggctggagctggcaGCGGAAGCTTTACTCATGCATCTGTGAGAGCGGTTTACAACGGATACCCACGAGACGCGGACGATGTGAAGGGAAAGGTTTTCAGCTTTGAATTTAACGAATCGCGATATGAGAAGATGCAGGTGGAAATTGGACACCACGGGTTGGACGACCTTGTTAAGCTCACACATCGTGATGTATACAATGACGGATTTAACGTTAACGGCGAGTCGCCCAATGCGACAGCTGTCTTTTTGGATCTGCCTGCTCCCTGGGAGGCTTTACATCATCTTTCAAGGCGAAAACTCCAGAAGgggggcgaagaagctgaggaggaCAGCAATTGGGTATCACCACTAGATCCTAAGCAGAGCGTCCACATTTGCACATTTTCGCCTTGCATAGAACAAGTTACTCGAACAGTCACGGAGCTGAGAACCCTGGGTTGGGTTGATGTGGACATGGTGGAGATTTCAAACCAGAAGATCAACATATCAAGAGAAAAGGTTGGAGTAAACTACCCGACCGAGAAAGGATACAATTCCTCCCCAGCAGATGTTTTAGAAGCTGTTACAAAGCTCAAAAGTCTTGCCGACAGGAATAAGGAGACTCAGAGAGTTCAGGTGCTACAGACAGGAGCCGAGGGACCTGACAGCGAAATGGATCTAGACTCCACTCCTAACCGCGAAAACCAGCCTTCAAATTCGAATGGAGCCGTTGACGATATGGAGAAGCCTTGGATGCAGGGACGGCTCGTTCACAGACCGGAGAGCGAACTCAAAACTCACACTTCTTACCTCGTGTTTGCTATTCTGCCGTGTGAATGggacgaggaggccgaggctgcGGCCATGGCTAAATGGCCATGCggaaacgagaagaagacgattgGCAACCTTGACAAGCAGGCCcgcaaggaagagaagagaaagatgctAGAAGGGaaatccaagaagcagaagaaggggaGTGATACCCAAACAAAGCAGGTTGTAGTGTCAGCTGTGGCGACGCCAACGACGGATACGGCGTAA